The following coding sequences lie in one Thermosulfuriphilus ammonigenes genomic window:
- the ilvB gene encoding biosynthetic-type acetolactate synthase large subunit, which produces MKMTGAKMIVEALKREGVEVIFGYPGGAIIDVYDELYKTPEIRHVLVRHEQGATHAADGYARASGKVGVAIVTSGPGATNTVTGIATAYMDSIPIVVLSGQVPTKLIGNDAFQEVDIVGITRPCTKHNFLVKDIRDLPRIMKEAFYIARSGRPGPVLVDLPKDIQQAKGEFDYPEEIRLRSYNPVYNPHPKQVERAYRLLEKSSRPIILVGGGVIHSGAHEAVKELAERLNLPVTMTLMGLGGFPGTHEQSLGMLGMHGTYYANMAVANSDLILAVGARFDDRVTGKVDAFAPMAKIIHIDIDPTSIQKNVKVDVPIVGDCRLAIEKLLEIVREVDRPVKVWKEQFKEWWEQIDLWRRRYPLSYKQEEGVIKPQFVIEKLYELTKGRAVITTEVGQNQMWTAQFYKFDEPRTLLSSGGLGTMGYGFPAAIGAQFARPDRLVVDVAGDGSIQMNIQELATAMEQRLPIKIVILNNGFLGMVRQWQELFYERRYSATAFQLVPDFVKLAEAYGATGMKITHPDDVEPALKKALEINSLVILDFIIAPEEGVFPMVPAGKATTEMILV; this is translated from the coding sequence ATGAAGATGACCGGTGCTAAGATGATCGTTGAGGCCCTGAAACGGGAAGGAGTGGAGGTGATTTTTGGCTATCCCGGAGGGGCCATAATTGATGTCTATGACGAACTCTACAAAACCCCGGAGATAAGACATGTCCTTGTCCGTCACGAACAGGGAGCTACCCACGCAGCCGATGGCTATGCCCGGGCCTCAGGTAAGGTGGGAGTAGCCATTGTTACTTCCGGGCCGGGGGCAACCAATACCGTTACGGGAATAGCCACGGCCTATATGGATTCCATCCCTATTGTGGTCTTGAGTGGCCAGGTGCCCACAAAGCTCATAGGTAATGATGCCTTCCAAGAGGTGGATATTGTCGGAATCACCAGGCCTTGCACCAAGCACAACTTCTTAGTCAAAGATATCCGGGATCTGCCCCGAATCATGAAGGAAGCCTTCTATATTGCCCGGTCAGGTAGACCAGGCCCCGTCTTGGTGGATCTACCCAAGGATATTCAGCAGGCCAAGGGCGAGTTTGACTACCCGGAGGAGATCAGACTTCGATCTTACAACCCTGTCTACAACCCCCATCCCAAGCAGGTAGAACGGGCCTATCGTTTATTGGAAAAGTCTAGTCGGCCCATCATTCTTGTTGGCGGAGGCGTCATTCACTCTGGGGCCCACGAGGCTGTAAAGGAGCTGGCTGAGCGCCTCAATCTCCCGGTGACCATGACTTTAATGGGCCTTGGCGGATTCCCAGGCACTCATGAGCAGTCCCTGGGAATGTTGGGTATGCACGGCACCTACTACGCTAACATGGCCGTGGCCAACAGTGATCTTATCTTGGCAGTGGGAGCCAGGTTTGACGATCGGGTCACCGGTAAGGTGGACGCCTTTGCCCCCATGGCCAAGATAATCCACATAGATATTGACCCCACCTCCATTCAGAAAAACGTCAAGGTGGATGTCCCCATCGTTGGGGATTGCCGTCTGGCCATTGAGAAACTTCTGGAGATTGTCAGAGAGGTAGATCGGCCGGTCAAGGTTTGGAAGGAACAGTTCAAGGAGTGGTGGGAGCAGATCGATCTTTGGCGGCGACGCTACCCGCTTTCTTATAAGCAAGAAGAAGGGGTTATCAAACCTCAGTTCGTTATAGAAAAGCTTTATGAGCTCACCAAGGGCAGAGCGGTAATTACTACCGAGGTAGGGCAAAATCAGATGTGGACGGCCCAGTTTTACAAATTTGACGAGCCGCGGACCCTTCTTTCATCCGGTGGTTTGGGGACCATGGGCTACGGTTTTCCTGCGGCCATTGGAGCCCAGTTTGCCCGGCCCGATCGGCTCGTTGTGGATGTCGCCGGGGATGGCTCCATCCAGATGAACATTCAAGAGCTGGCCACGGCCATGGAACAGCGCCTGCCCATAAAAATTGTCATCCTCAACAATGGCTTCCTGGGCATGGTTCGGCAGTGGCAGGAGCTCTTCTATGAGCGCCGCTACTCGGCCACCGCCTTTCAGCTAGTGCCGGATTTTGTCAAACTGGCTGAGGCCTATGGGGCTACAGGCATGAAGATTACCCACCCCGATGATGTAGAACCGGCCCTGAAGAAGGCCTTAGAGATCAATTCCCTGGTGATTCTGGATTTTATTATCGCCCCGGAAGAAGGGGTCTTCCCTATGGTTCCGGCCGGAAAGGCCACCACGGAAATGATCCTGGTCTAA
- the leuC gene encoding 3-isopropylmalate dehydratase large subunit produces MPRPMTIAEKILASHAGKEWVEPGELIEVDVDLALGNDITAPIAIRVFRETGVPRVFDREKIALVADHFVPNKDIKSAEQAKMLRDFAKEQGIVHHYDGGQMGIEHVLLPEKGLVLPGDVVIGADSHTCTYGALGAFATGVGSTDLAATWISGKTWFKVPETIRFVYHGQRRPWVTGKDLILHTIGDIGVDGALYKVMEFAGEAIRKLPMADRFSMSNMAIEAGGKAGLIEPDRITLNWVRRRAKRDFRVFKSDKKARYLEVRDYDVARIEPQVAFPHLPSNTKPISEVGRIDLDQVFIGSCTNGRLEDLAIAAKILKGRRVNSNLRLIIIPATPHVWSEALRRGYLRVFMEAGAVIGPPTCGPCLGGHMGILARGERALATTNRNFVGRMGHPESEVYLASPAVAAASAVLGYIASPEELGIKE; encoded by the coding sequence ATGCCCAGACCAATGACCATTGCCGAAAAGATTCTTGCCAGTCATGCGGGAAAAGAGTGGGTAGAACCGGGAGAACTCATCGAGGTAGATGTAGATTTGGCCTTGGGGAACGACATCACTGCTCCCATTGCCATCCGGGTTTTTCGGGAGACAGGGGTTCCCCGCGTTTTTGATCGGGAGAAAATTGCCTTGGTGGCTGATCATTTCGTCCCCAATAAAGATATCAAGAGTGCTGAACAGGCCAAAATGCTTCGGGATTTCGCTAAAGAGCAGGGGATTGTCCACCATTACGATGGGGGACAAATGGGCATCGAACACGTCCTTCTGCCGGAAAAAGGGCTGGTTCTTCCAGGCGACGTGGTCATCGGAGCCGACTCGCATACCTGTACCTACGGGGCCCTGGGGGCCTTTGCTACCGGGGTGGGATCCACCGATCTGGCCGCTACCTGGATCTCCGGGAAGACCTGGTTTAAGGTCCCAGAGACCATCCGTTTTGTTTACCACGGCCAAAGGAGGCCCTGGGTCACAGGGAAGGACCTTATTCTCCACACTATCGGTGACATTGGGGTAGATGGGGCCCTTTACAAGGTGATGGAATTTGCTGGAGAGGCCATCAGGAAACTACCCATGGCCGACCGCTTTTCCATGAGCAATATGGCTATTGAGGCCGGGGGTAAGGCCGGTCTCATCGAACCTGATCGAATCACCCTTAATTGGGTCCGTCGGCGGGCCAAAAGGGATTTTAGGGTCTTTAAAAGCGACAAGAAGGCCCGGTACCTGGAGGTAAGAGACTATGATGTTGCCCGAATTGAACCCCAGGTAGCCTTTCCCCACCTACCATCTAACACCAAGCCCATCTCTGAGGTGGGGCGAATAGACCTGGATCAGGTCTTCATCGGCTCCTGCACTAATGGACGTCTGGAAGACCTGGCCATTGCCGCCAAGATTCTTAAAGGCCGCCGGGTCAATTCCAACCTGAGGCTGATTATCATTCCGGCCACCCCCCATGTCTGGTCAGAGGCCTTAAGGCGTGGTTACTTGCGGGTTTTTATGGAGGCCGGTGCGGTTATCGGCCCTCCTACGTGTGGTCCATGTCTCGGAGGCCATATGGGAATCCTGGCCCGCGGCGAAAGGGCCCTGGCCACTACTAACCGCAACTTTGTCGGTCGGATGGGGCATCCTGAAAGCGAGGTCTATTTGGCCAGCCCCGCCGTAGCCGCGGCCAGTGCCGTTCTGGGCTATATAGCCAGCCCTGAGGAGCTAGGAATCAAAGAATAG
- a CDS encoding 2-isopropylmalate synthase, translating to MSERVYIFDTTLRDGEQSPGVSLNVEEKLRIAQQLERLKVDVIEAGFPVASPGDFEAVKRIADEVRGLEVAALARANQRDIDTAWEAIKRAASPRIHTFIATSDIHLKYKLRKSREEVLELAVSAVKHASSYTSNVEFSAEDATRSDLAFLAQVVEAVIEAGARVVNIPDTVGYTVPHEYERIISYLKEHVANIDRAIISVHCHNDLGLAVANSVAAIRAGARQIECTINGIGERAGNAAMEEIVMILRTRQDVFPYHTEINTRQIVPTSRLVSHLTGMVVQPNKAIVGANAFAHESGIHQDGVLKERSTYEIMSPEDVGWSKSAIVLGKHSGRHALKAKLEELGYHLADEELDRVFRRFKELADKKQEIFDEDIEAIVADEVFRLPDKYELKYLNVISGTTTIPTAMVEVSIEGQGTKRLAGFGVGPIDAAYNVLAQITGTASRLLRFSVTSITGGTDAQGEVTVRLEEGGQVVMGQGADSDIIVAAAKAYLNALNRLERLKKKNERQVQGMCPAKV from the coding sequence ATGTCCGAAAGAGTATATATCTTTGACACCACCCTGAGAGACGGGGAGCAGTCCCCCGGGGTTTCCCTCAACGTAGAAGAAAAGCTCCGTATCGCCCAGCAGCTTGAGCGTCTTAAGGTAGATGTTATTGAGGCAGGCTTTCCGGTAGCCTCTCCCGGAGACTTTGAGGCTGTAAAGAGAATCGCCGATGAGGTTAGGGGGCTAGAGGTAGCCGCTCTGGCCCGGGCTAATCAGAGAGATATAGATACCGCCTGGGAGGCCATAAAGAGAGCAGCTTCTCCCCGAATTCACACCTTCATTGCCACCAGTGATATTCACCTGAAATACAAACTTCGCAAAAGCCGGGAAGAGGTTTTGGAGCTAGCCGTATCTGCGGTAAAACATGCCTCCTCTTATACATCCAATGTGGAATTTTCAGCGGAAGATGCCACTCGAAGCGATCTGGCCTTTCTGGCCCAGGTGGTAGAGGCGGTCATTGAGGCCGGGGCCCGGGTGGTCAACATTCCGGATACCGTAGGCTACACCGTGCCCCATGAGTATGAGCGGATCATCTCTTATCTTAAGGAACACGTGGCCAATATCGACCGGGCCATCATCAGTGTCCACTGTCACAATGATTTGGGGCTGGCTGTGGCCAACTCGGTGGCTGCCATCCGGGCCGGGGCCCGACAGATTGAGTGCACCATAAATGGTATTGGGGAGCGAGCGGGCAATGCGGCCATGGAGGAAATCGTTATGATCCTTCGCACCCGTCAAGACGTCTTCCCCTACCATACCGAGATAAATACCCGGCAGATTGTCCCTACCAGTCGTCTGGTAAGTCATCTTACAGGGATGGTGGTTCAACCCAATAAGGCCATCGTGGGGGCCAATGCCTTTGCCCACGAGTCCGGTATTCATCAGGATGGCGTTCTTAAGGAACGAAGCACCTACGAGATCATGAGCCCCGAGGACGTAGGCTGGAGCAAAAGCGCCATTGTCCTTGGGAAGCACTCCGGTCGTCATGCCCTTAAGGCCAAACTGGAGGAGCTCGGCTATCATCTTGCTGATGAAGAACTTGATCGGGTCTTTAGAAGATTTAAAGAGCTGGCAGACAAGAAACAGGAGATCTTTGACGAGGACATCGAGGCCATCGTCGCCGACGAAGTCTTTCGGTTGCCGGATAAATACGAACTCAAGTACCTTAACGTTATCTCGGGGACGACAACCATCCCTACGGCCATGGTTGAAGTCTCTATAGAAGGGCAGGGGACAAAAAGGCTGGCCGGTTTCGGGGTAGGGCCCATCGACGCCGCCTACAATGTCCTGGCTCAGATCACCGGTACCGCCAGCCGGCTTCTTAGGTTCTCGGTGACTTCCATCACCGGTGGCACCGATGCCCAGGGTGAGGTAACGGTACGGCTAGAAGAAGGAGGCCAGGTGGTTATGGGGCAGGGGGCCGATTCAGACATCATCGTGGCCGCGGCCAAGGCCTATCTCAACGCCCTCAACCGCTTGGAGAGGCTAAAGAAGAAAAATGAACGCCAGGTCCAAGGAATGTGCCCAGCAAAAGTGTAG
- the cobS gene encoding adenosylcobinamide-GDP ribazoletransferase produces the protein MRSLLLALQFLTIFSLKKDLSPRSASEMAWSQAFFPLVGGLLGGILAATAWGASNLFPSSISAVLVLTLHFLLTRGLHVDGLADSADGLMGGSDRERVLKIMKDSRTGAMGVSSVVLMFLIKFAALEVIISRKIFWGIVAGPIIARVAPGVFSAILPYARSQGLAKEMVSQGRWSIALVALSLGVGALFLFLPLQELLLLFVATLLLWSLLIYYYWLRLGGVTGDLLGATIELTESLVWTIICCNLTR, from the coding sequence ATGAGGAGCCTCCTTTTAGCCCTGCAGTTCCTGACCATCTTTTCCCTAAAAAAAGACCTCTCTCCCCGTTCAGCCAGCGAGATGGCTTGGTCCCAGGCCTTTTTTCCCCTGGTGGGAGGGCTGTTAGGAGGGATTTTGGCCGCTACGGCCTGGGGGGCCTCGAATCTTTTCCCTTCTTCTATTTCAGCCGTCTTGGTCTTAACCCTTCACTTTCTCCTTACCCGAGGGCTCCATGTAGATGGCCTGGCGGATAGTGCTGACGGTTTGATGGGCGGAAGCGACCGAGAAAGGGTCTTAAAGATTATGAAAGACAGCCGGACTGGGGCCATGGGGGTCTCCAGTGTGGTCTTGATGTTTTTGATCAAATTTGCTGCCCTAGAAGTTATAATCTCCCGGAAGATATTTTGGGGAATCGTAGCCGGGCCCATAATTGCCCGGGTGGCTCCGGGAGTATTCTCAGCTATCCTCCCCTATGCTCGCAGCCAAGGTCTGGCTAAAGAAATGGTTTCCCAGGGAAGATGGAGCATTGCTCTGGTGGCCCTTTCTCTGGGGGTAGGGGCCCTTTTTCTTTTCCTCCCGCTCCAAGAATTACTTCTCCTGTTTGTGGCTACCCTTCTCCTGTGGAGCCTTCTTATCTATTACTACTGGCTACGTCTTGGGGGAGTCACTGGAGATCTTCTAGGAGCCACTATAGAACTTACTGAGTCGTTGGTTTGGACTATTATCTGCTGCAACTTAACTAGATAA
- the cobT gene encoding nicotinate-nucleotide--dimethylbenzimidazole phosphoribosyltransferase: protein MSLLEKTIKSIEPVNSQLERKAQQHLDNLTKPRGSLGRLEEFARRYCSIIGDLDPPYPRKVICVFAGDHGVAEEGVSAFPKEVTFQMVRNFLSGGAGINVLARHVGAEVRVVDIGVDHDLSGLPGLILRKVAWGTANFTKGPAMTREQAIAAIEVGIEIAREMVASGFRLLGTGEMGIANTTPASAITAVLCSESPETVTGRGTGIDQKAWQKKVEVIRAGIALNQPDPTDPIDVLAKVGGFEIGGICGFILGAAAQGCPVVLDGFISSAGALVAYRLAPQVSQYLFAGHCSVEQGHRVQLSHMGLSPIIDLNLRLGEGTGAALAMGLIEAGLKIYKEMATFSGAGVSPGSEAEDMGP, encoded by the coding sequence ATGAGCCTTCTTGAAAAAACGATTAAGTCCATTGAGCCCGTTAATAGCCAGCTGGAACGGAAAGCTCAGCAACATCTTGACAACCTCACCAAGCCTCGGGGTAGCCTGGGGCGTCTGGAGGAGTTTGCCCGCCGTTACTGTAGCATTATCGGAGATCTTGATCCTCCTTATCCCCGCAAGGTGATCTGTGTCTTTGCTGGAGATCACGGGGTGGCCGAAGAGGGGGTTAGCGCATTCCCCAAAGAGGTCACCTTTCAGATGGTCCGGAACTTCCTCTCTGGGGGGGCGGGAATCAATGTCTTGGCCCGACACGTGGGGGCTGAGGTTCGAGTAGTGGATATCGGAGTTGACCACGACCTTTCAGGTCTCCCGGGCCTTATCCTTCGCAAGGTTGCCTGGGGTACGGCAAATTTCACCAAAGGGCCAGCCATGACCAGGGAACAGGCTATTGCGGCCATTGAAGTTGGTATCGAAATAGCCCGGGAAATGGTTGCCTCCGGCTTCCGTCTTCTTGGCACCGGCGAGATGGGAATCGCCAACACCACGCCGGCAAGTGCCATTACCGCTGTACTTTGTTCCGAGTCTCCGGAGACGGTTACCGGCCGGGGAACAGGGATAGATCAGAAGGCCTGGCAAAAGAAGGTAGAGGTCATCAGGGCGGGCATCGCCCTTAATCAGCCGGACCCGACAGACCCCATCGACGTTTTGGCCAAGGTAGGTGGGTTTGAGATCGGCGGCATCTGTGGCTTTATCCTTGGCGCGGCCGCTCAGGGGTGTCCGGTGGTTCTTGATGGCTTTATCAGTTCGGCCGGGGCCCTGGTAGCCTACAGACTAGCTCCTCAGGTAAGCCAGTATCTTTTTGCCGGTCACTGTTCCGTGGAGCAGGGACACCGAGTTCAACTTTCCCACATGGGCCTGTCCCCCATCATTGATCTTAACCTTCGTCTGGGAGAAGGCACCGGCGCAGCGTTGGCCATGGGCCTCATTGAGGCCGGGCTCAAAATTTACAAAGAAATGGCCACCTTCTCTGGTGCCGGGGTTTCACCTGGAAGCGAGGCCGAAGACATGGGGCCATGA
- a CDS encoding YdcH family protein — MIIDKDKELIAQWIDKDPELRKYYEEHQRLEEQIEEFVRRPYLTTEEEIEKKRLQKMKLAVKDKILEILEKYRKVGG; from the coding sequence ATGATAATAGACAAAGACAAAGAACTCATTGCCCAGTGGATAGATAAAGACCCCGAACTCCGCAAATATTATGAAGAACATCAGCGATTGGAGGAACAAATAGAGGAGTTTGTCCGCCGACCATATTTAACTACCGAGGAGGAGATAGAAAAGAAAAGACTTCAGAAAATGAAGCTTGCCGTCAAGGACAAAATACTGGAAATCCTTGAAAAATATCGAAAGGTAGGTGGCTAA
- a CDS encoding HU family DNA-binding protein, with translation MNKAELVEKMAQLADVSKATAERSLNAFMEAVTEALKSGEKVTLVGFGTFMVAERAARTGRNPQTGEKIEIPARKVVKFKPGSKLTL, from the coding sequence ATGAATAAGGCGGAACTAGTAGAAAAAATGGCCCAATTGGCTGATGTCTCCAAGGCCACGGCAGAAAGATCCTTAAACGCCTTTATGGAAGCCGTTACCGAGGCCCTCAAGTCTGGAGAGAAGGTCACTCTCGTTGGTTTTGGAACCTTTATGGTAGCCGAAAGGGCAGCCCGAACAGGACGTAACCCCCAGACCGGTGAGAAGATTGAAATCCCTGCCCGGAAGGTGGTTAAGTTCAAGCCCGGTAGCAAGCTGACTTTGTAA
- a CDS encoding phosphatidylserine decarboxylase family protein, translating to MFPATKINREGLPFVGGAFLTALGAWRLGRKRLALAASATGLFLAYFFRDPYRRPPEDPSFILAPADGRVIEITRAYEENFLKDYVFKVSIFMTVFDVHVNRAPVAGRVLSYIHRPGCFLAANKPKASQVNERAYLLLERDDGQRILTVQVAGLLARRIVRWVREGQSLEAGERFGMIRFGSRLDVYFPTRAQILVREKERVRAGKTPIAYLPIRD from the coding sequence ATGTTTCCGGCGACAAAGATAAATCGAGAAGGCCTTCCCTTTGTGGGTGGGGCCTTTTTGACGGCCCTTGGAGCCTGGCGCCTTGGCCGGAAGCGACTGGCCCTGGCTGCCTCAGCTACCGGTCTTTTTCTGGCCTATTTCTTTCGGGATCCCTATCGTCGTCCTCCCGAAGATCCGTCCTTTATTTTGGCCCCGGCCGACGGAAGAGTTATTGAAATCACCAGGGCCTATGAGGAAAACTTTCTTAAAGATTACGTCTTTAAGGTGAGCATTTTCATGACCGTCTTTGACGTTCATGTCAATCGAGCGCCGGTGGCCGGAAGAGTTCTTTCTTATATCCACCGACCGGGATGCTTCCTGGCCGCCAACAAGCCAAAGGCCAGCCAGGTAAACGAACGGGCCTATCTTCTTCTTGAGCGAGATGATGGCCAGCGGATCTTGACTGTCCAGGTGGCCGGCCTTCTGGCCCGACGCATTGTCCGCTGGGTCAGGGAAGGCCAGAGCCTGGAGGCCGGAGAGCGATTTGGAATGATCCGTTTTGGTTCTCGACTGGATGTTTATTTTCCCACCCGGGCTCAAATTTTGGTTAGAGAAAAGGAACGAGTCCGGGCAGGAAAGACACCTATTGCTTATCTTCCTATAAGAGACTAA
- the ilvN gene encoding acetolactate synthase small subunit: protein MEKKHTLSVLVENTPGALSRITGLFSGRGFNIDSLCVAETLDPTLSHLTLVTHGDDMIIEQIIKQLRRLIDVYRVVDVTGEGEFVEREMALIKVRAEKDTRAEVLRMCDIFRCKVVDVSPKTYTLEVTGPESKLKAVIELLRPIGIKEIVRTGIIAMQREKKSL, encoded by the coding sequence ATGGAAAAAAAGCACACTCTATCGGTTTTGGTTGAAAATACTCCGGGGGCCCTTTCGAGGATCACCGGGCTCTTTAGTGGCCGAGGTTTTAACATAGACAGCCTTTGCGTGGCCGAAACCTTAGATCCCACCCTTTCTCATCTCACCTTGGTCACCCACGGTGACGACATGATCATCGAACAAATCATCAAACAGCTCCGGCGTCTTATAGACGTCTACAGAGTAGTGGATGTCACTGGAGAAGGTGAGTTTGTAGAAAGAGAGATGGCCCTGATCAAGGTCCGGGCCGAGAAGGACACCCGGGCCGAGGTGCTCCGAATGTGTGATATCTTCCGCTGCAAGGTGGTCGATGTTAGTCCCAAGACTTATACCTTGGAGGTCACAGGTCCAGAATCTAAGCTTAAGGCTGTCATTGAGCTTCTACGGCCTATAGGGATAAAAGAGATCGTCAGAACGGGTATCATCGCCATGCAGCGAGAAAAAAAGAGCCTCTAA
- a CDS encoding bifunctional adenosylcobinamide kinase/adenosylcobinamide-phosphate guanylyltransferase, with protein MELTLVLGGLSSGKTALALSLAQRFIPPRVYIGTAEPIDQEMAQKIAQHRAERDESWQTVEAPLELGRALRESDKKEISLILVDGLGVWLGNLFAKKIDYQKYIIEFLDTLSFVETPLIIVSEEVGLGGISPSPEVRRWGEALGKLNQALAERAKRVALVVAGFPLWLKGGDYEPS; from the coding sequence CCTGGGAGGCCTCTCCTCTGGCAAAACAGCCCTGGCCCTTTCCCTGGCCCAAAGATTCATCCCCCCTAGAGTCTATATTGGTACAGCCGAACCAATAGACCAAGAAATGGCCCAAAAGATCGCCCAACATCGAGCCGAACGGGACGAAAGCTGGCAGACCGTGGAGGCTCCTTTAGAACTAGGCCGGGCCTTAAGGGAAAGTGATAAAAAAGAAATCAGTCTGATATTAGTGGATGGTCTTGGGGTTTGGCTGGGAAATTTATTCGCCAAAAAGATAGATTATCAAAAATATATAATTGAATTTCTAGACACCCTGTCTTTTGTTGAGACTCCTCTGATAATAGTTTCGGAAGAGGTTGGTCTCGGAGGGATAAGTCCTTCTCCAGAGGTAAGGCGCTGGGGGGAGGCCCTCGGAAAACTCAACCAGGCCCTGGCTGAACGGGCCAAACGGGTGGCTTTAGTGGTAGCCGGGTTTCCCCTCTGGCTTAAGGGAGGAGATTATGAGCCTTCTTGA
- the pssA gene encoding CDP-diacylglycerol--serine O-phosphatidyltransferase: protein MSVSRERHYRKGQEPPSRKGVFLLPSLFTTASLFSGFYALIAAINGDFLRAAVAVICAAIFDILDGRVARATHTVSRFGTEYDSLSDLVSFGVAPAILAFLWALKPYGRFGWLAAFLYVATTALRLARFNIQTGIDRRFFVGLPSPAAAGMVATSVLFSHYLGADGPVKHISVLAMIYLLSYLMVSNIRYYSFKTLGFLNQRPFYTLVAFVLIFIVVATEPQVTLFFLAAAYVLSGPLLFLSYLLRRRREESSAATS, encoded by the coding sequence ATGTCTGTTAGTCGAGAGAGGCACTATCGTAAAGGCCAGGAGCCTCCAAGCCGAAAGGGAGTCTTTTTGCTGCCCAGCCTCTTTACCACAGCCAGTCTTTTCTCTGGCTTCTATGCCCTTATTGCCGCCATAAATGGAGACTTCCTTCGGGCCGCAGTGGCTGTTATCTGCGCGGCCATCTTTGATATCCTCGATGGCCGAGTGGCCAGGGCGACCCACACCGTCTCGCGTTTTGGCACTGAATATGATTCTCTCTCTGACCTGGTCTCCTTCGGAGTTGCTCCAGCCATTTTGGCCTTCCTCTGGGCCCTCAAGCCTTATGGTCGCTTTGGCTGGCTGGCCGCCTTTCTTTATGTGGCCACTACCGCCCTAAGGCTGGCCCGTTTTAACATCCAAACAGGGATCGATCGCCGCTTTTTTGTCGGGCTTCCAAGTCCGGCGGCGGCAGGAATGGTAGCAACCTCTGTTCTCTTCTCCCACTATCTGGGGGCCGATGGTCCGGTAAAACATATCTCTGTCCTGGCCATGATTTACCTTCTTTCATATCTCATGGTCAGTAATATTCGTTACTATAGCTTCAAAACCCTGGGCTTTCTTAACCAGAGGCCATTTTACACCCTGGTAGCCTTTGTCCTTATTTTCATCGTGGTGGCCACTGAGCCCCAGGTGACTCTCTTCTTTTTGGCCGCAGCCTATGTCCTCTCTGGCCCTCTCTTATTCCTCTCCTACCTTCTCCGGAGGAGAAGGGAAGAGTCCTCAGCGGCTACATCCTGA
- the ilvC gene encoding ketol-acid reductoisomerase, with the protein MKIYYEQDADLSLLEGKKIAVLGFGSQGHAHAQNLRDSGLEVIVGQRPGSKNYERAVAAGFKPVSAAEACAAADVIVVLVPDQVQPILYEEAIRPNLKPGKMLMFAHGFNIHFGQIVPPEDIDVTMVAPKGPGHLVRREYERGAGVPALVAVYQDATGKALDRALAYAKGIGAARAGVIETTFQEETETDLFGEQCVLCGGVSALIKAGFETLVEAGYQPEIAYFECCHELKLIVDLIYEGGLAFMRYSISDTAEYGDLTRGPRVIGPAVKEEMKRILEEIRSGQFAREWILENQAQRPVMKALRRREAEHQLEEVGAKLRAMMPWLKK; encoded by the coding sequence ATGAAGATATATTATGAACAGGATGCTGATCTTTCCCTCCTTGAAGGGAAGAAGATAGCCGTCCTTGGCTTTGGTAGCCAGGGTCATGCCCACGCCCAGAATTTAAGAGACAGCGGCCTAGAGGTTATCGTGGGCCAGAGGCCGGGCTCCAAAAACTATGAACGGGCCGTGGCCGCGGGTTTCAAGCCGGTATCGGCAGCAGAGGCCTGCGCGGCGGCAGATGTGATCGTGGTCCTGGTGCCGGATCAGGTTCAGCCAATCCTCTATGAAGAGGCCATTCGGCCTAATCTCAAACCGGGCAAGATGCTCATGTTTGCCCACGGATTCAACATCCATTTTGGTCAGATTGTTCCTCCTGAAGATATAGATGTAACTATGGTAGCCCCCAAAGGGCCCGGGCATCTGGTTCGCCGAGAATATGAACGGGGAGCCGGGGTGCCGGCTCTGGTGGCTGTCTATCAGGATGCCACCGGTAAGGCCTTGGATAGGGCCCTTGCCTACGCCAAGGGTATCGGGGCCGCCCGGGCGGGAGTAATTGAGACCACCTTCCAGGAGGAGACCGAGACTGATCTTTTTGGAGAACAGTGTGTCCTTTGTGGGGGAGTCTCTGCCCTTATCAAGGCCGGCTTTGAGACCTTGGTCGAGGCGGGCTACCAGCCAGAGATTGCCTACTTTGAGTGCTGCCATGAGCTAAAGCTTATCGTTGATCTTATCTACGAAGGTGGACTGGCCTTTATGCGCTATTCCATTAGTGATACTGCAGAGTATGGCGATCTCACCCGGGGCCCCAGGGTCATTGGTCCGGCGGTTAAAGAAGAGATGAAGCGTATCCTGGAGGAGATTCGCTCTGGACAATTCGCCAGGGAATGGATTTTAGAAAATCAGGCCCAGCGTCCGGTAATGAAGGCCCTCAGAAGAAGGGAGGCCGAACACCAACTAGAGGAGGTAGGAGCCAAGCTTCGGGCCATGATGCCCTGGCTGAAGAAATAA